A single region of the Candidatus Dependentiae bacterium genome encodes:
- a CDS encoding DMT family transporter, whose protein sequence is MMISLFFLYALLAMSFTIGKMLLFYVTPIFLIAIRMSIAGTVILGMHYFMSRSKTKTSSFGIKSLADLKILVLLSFIHILIPYCSEFIALEHIAPSCAALMFNLTPFFSAFFSYLYFDEKMTFKKWLGFLIGLFGIGYFLEPTALSCAGLSSFYPYVLLLIAVVSCALGWIYVRILVKDRGYSPMFVNGFAMLLGGLLAFPISGMLEGPLAFPLESMRSFLTLLALIILVANIIFYNLYGFFLKKYTATLLSFVGFITPAFVALFDWLFLEIYVSSGFFIATAILGFGIYIFYQEELKQGYVAQNS, encoded by the coding sequence ATGATGATTTCCCTTTTTTTCTTGTATGCGCTTTTGGCTATGTCTTTTACCATTGGCAAAATGCTTTTATTTTATGTTACGCCTATTTTTTTAATAGCTATTCGCATGAGTATTGCGGGAACTGTTATTTTGGGTATGCATTATTTCATGTCAAGGTCTAAGACAAAAACAAGCAGCTTTGGTATTAAATCATTAGCGGATCTTAAAATATTGGTTTTGCTTTCATTTATTCATATTTTAATTCCATACTGCTCAGAGTTTATAGCACTTGAGCATATTGCGCCTTCGTGTGCGGCGTTAATGTTTAATTTAACGCCATTTTTTTCGGCATTCTTCTCTTATCTTTATTTTGACGAAAAAATGACATTTAAAAAATGGCTTGGTTTTTTAATTGGGCTTTTTGGCATTGGCTACTTTTTAGAGCCAACAGCATTAAGTTGTGCTGGGTTGAGCTCGTTTTACCCATATGTCTTACTCTTGATTGCGGTTGTTTCGTGCGCACTTGGTTGGATTTACGTTCGAATTTTAGTTAAAGACCGAGGCTACAGCCCAATGTTTGTAAATGGTTTTGCTATGCTGCTGGGTGGATTGTTAGCCTTTCCTATTTCGGGAATGCTTGAAGGACCACTCGCTTTTCCGTTGGAAAGCATGAGATCTTTTTTAACGCTTCTTGCTTTAATAATTTTGGTAGCAAACATTATCTTTTATAATCTGTATGGTTTTTTTCTTAAAAAATATACCGCAACGCTGCTTTCATTTGTTGGATTTATTACACCAGCTTTTGTTGCTTTGTTTGATTGGCTGTTTCTTGAAATTTATGTTAGTTCTGGATTTTTTATTGCAACGGCAATTCTTGGCTTTGGAATTTATATTTTTTATCAAGAAGAGCTCAAGCAGGGGTATGTGGCACAGAACAGTTAG
- a CDS encoding EamA family transporter, whose protein sequence is MIQIMLLYSLYAVVFIFGKQALAFSQPIFLTGARMITAGICSYFLSRMWFGSLKWSSIRLKDWGYIFLLAVFNVYLTNANEAWSLQYLSAGKVAFMYNLSPFFSLFFSHLMFKETITWKKILGMVISCCAITPLLINDTSADVVDTTFKLGAFSVAEIVMVIAAAATAYGWVIMKYLMDKPASHSSSVTFEKKIKGQPSKMTTGFNSYFLNGISLTLGGIFCFTQAYFFETRPFVDPDYYTNFVWSMLIMMFLQNIIAYNFNAYLLTVYSATLVILFSFVMPIIAALLGFLFLNEQLTVQFFLCSAGVALGLFVFYQEELYEDDAQEDEKAEHK, encoded by the coding sequence ATGATACAGATAATGTTGCTGTACTCATTGTACGCGGTTGTTTTTATTTTTGGCAAACAAGCTCTTGCTTTTTCTCAGCCAATATTTTTAACAGGCGCTCGTATGATTACAGCTGGGATTTGTTCTTACTTTTTATCTCGCATGTGGTTTGGATCACTAAAGTGGTCATCTATTCGACTTAAAGATTGGGGTTATATATTTTTACTTGCAGTTTTTAATGTGTATTTGACCAATGCTAATGAAGCTTGGAGTTTGCAATATTTATCTGCGGGTAAAGTTGCATTTATGTATAACTTAAGCCCGTTTTTTTCATTGTTCTTTTCTCATTTAATGTTTAAAGAAACAATAACTTGGAAAAAAATATTAGGAATGGTTATTTCTTGTTGTGCTATTACACCACTTTTAATAAATGATACTTCTGCGGATGTTGTAGATACAACCTTTAAGCTTGGGGCTTTTTCTGTTGCTGAAATAGTTATGGTTATTGCAGCTGCTGCTACGGCATACGGCTGGGTTATTATGAAATATTTAATGGATAAGCCAGCCTCTCACTCATCATCTGTGACATTTGAGAAAAAAATAAAAGGTCAGCCGAGCAAAATGACCACAGGTTTTAATTCATACTTTTTAAATGGAATTAGCTTAACTCTTGGTGGAATATTTTGTTTCACACAAGCCTACTTTTTTGAAACTAGACCCTTTGTAGATCCTGATTATTACACTAACTTTGTATGGTCGATGCTCATCATGATGTTTTTACAAAACATTATTGCTTACAATTTTAATGCATATTTATTAACGGTTTACAGCGCGACATTAGTTATTTTATTTTCTTTTGTTATGCCAATTATCGCAGCTCTTTTAGGGTTCTTATTTTTAAATGAGCAGCTTACGGTACAGTTTTTCTTGTGTTCTGCTGGTGTTGCCTTAGGCTTGTTTGTCTTCTACCAAGAAGAATTGTACGAAGATGATGCGCAGGAAGATGAAAAGGCTGAGCACAAATGA
- a CDS encoding TIGR00282 family metallophosphoesterase yields MKSTIRVLIIGDIVGVIGRMMLQKHLSSLKEKYSIDATIVNGENSNNNGRGITSRIANSLKHMGVDVVTTGNHVWDQSDIFEHMRNNTNVLRPANFPSECPGTGVTTFNCAGVEVAVVNVQGRVFMREDLDCPFKAMDTILSFLKHKTNIIIVDMHAEATAEKICLGYYLDGRVSCVVGTHTHVPTADERILPKGTAYVTDLGMGGSLNSSIGMKKDPMIERFKTQMPNRFVVETEPPVILTGIWVEIDTKTGKAIQIQRVKVIDEDLRADEA; encoded by the coding sequence ATGAAATCGACCATACGAGTCCTAATTATTGGTGACATTGTCGGCGTTATCGGACGCATGATGTTACAAAAACATTTAAGTTCACTCAAAGAAAAATATTCTATTGATGCAACCATTGTAAATGGTGAAAATAGCAATAATAATGGACGAGGAATTACTTCACGAATAGCAAACTCATTAAAACATATGGGTGTTGATGTGGTTACCACTGGTAATCACGTATGGGATCAAAGTGATATCTTTGAACACATGCGAAACAACACCAATGTTTTAAGACCGGCTAACTTCCCATCTGAGTGCCCAGGCACTGGAGTTACAACTTTTAATTGCGCCGGTGTTGAAGTTGCCGTTGTAAACGTGCAAGGTCGAGTTTTTATGAGAGAAGATTTAGATTGTCCGTTTAAAGCTATGGACACTATTCTTTCTTTTTTAAAGCATAAAACAAATATTATTATTGTTGATATGCATGCTGAAGCCACTGCAGAAAAAATCTGCCTTGGTTACTACCTGGATGGACGAGTAAGCTGTGTGGTTGGAACTCATACGCACGTTCCTACGGCAGATGAAAGAATACTTCCTAAGGGTACAGCATATGTTACGGACTTGGGTATGGGCGGTTCTTTAAATTCTTCAATCGGGATGAAAAAAGATCCTATGATTGAAAGATTTAAAACGCAGATGCCAAATCGATTTGTAGTTGAAACTGAGCCACCAGTTATCTTAACTGGTATTTGGGTAGAAATTGATACAAAAACAGGAAAAGCGATTCAAATTCAAAGAGTAAAGGTAATTGATGAGGACTTACGGGCGGATGAAGCATAG
- the rny gene encoding ribonuclease Y codes for MTEMILFITGIGTVVSGIMLLFYAQKKIFQSQAMFSQSKDRLETARQAIEHEKKESYLRIKDELYKKRKEFDLELKRDRVDLEQKREQINQKYEALGKKEQRLDDIRYELQQKERDVLKLNDNIRINEAKLKTLYDDLIVKLESLSGMSRDKAKEILLKTLEAEVVHGAEKWIQKVEKEAQDVAKQKAAEITVSAMQRYTADSVPAITSGSVLLPSDDMKGRIIGKEGRNIKSLEMATGMEFVIDDNSEMITISGFNPIRREIAKRSLEKLVQDGRINPTRIEETVAKCEQELDELIQEYGKKAVLEFNLQGVHPEIVTLLGKLYFRTSYSQNVLQHSKEVGLFARMIAEELGLDGATAFRAGLLHDIGKAVTAEVEGAHAIIGAEIAKRCGESDEVVNAIAAHHEEVPFASIYAPIVVIADAMSAARPGARRETFAAYIKKLEKLEEIAYSFDGVKKAYALQAGREIRIIIEEDALSDDDAKSLAREVAKMIEIEMNFPGQIKVNVIREKRAIEYAR; via the coding sequence ATGACAGAAATGATACTTTTTATAACCGGAATTGGAACAGTTGTTTCCGGAATTATGCTTTTGTTTTATGCACAAAAAAAGATTTTTCAATCACAGGCAATGTTTTCTCAGTCTAAAGATCGTCTTGAAACAGCTAGACAAGCAATTGAGCACGAGAAAAAAGAATCTTATCTAAGAATTAAAGATGAACTTTATAAAAAAAGAAAAGAATTTGATCTTGAGCTTAAACGTGATCGCGTTGATTTAGAGCAAAAAAGAGAACAAATCAATCAAAAATATGAAGCTCTTGGTAAAAAAGAACAACGATTAGATGATATTCGTTATGAGCTTCAGCAAAAAGAAAGAGATGTTTTAAAATTAAACGATAATATTCGAATTAATGAAGCAAAGCTTAAGACTCTTTATGATGATTTAATTGTAAAATTAGAATCACTCAGTGGCATGAGCAGAGATAAGGCTAAAGAGATTTTACTAAAAACATTAGAAGCTGAAGTTGTTCATGGTGCTGAAAAATGGATCCAAAAAGTTGAAAAAGAAGCGCAAGATGTTGCAAAGCAAAAAGCAGCAGAAATTACAGTTTCAGCTATGCAGCGTTACACTGCTGATAGTGTTCCTGCTATAACTTCTGGATCAGTTCTTTTGCCAAGTGATGATATGAAGGGTCGTATTATTGGTAAAGAAGGCCGAAATATTAAATCTCTTGAAATGGCAACAGGTATGGAATTTGTCATTGATGACAATTCTGAAATGATTACTATTTCTGGATTTAACCCAATCAGAAGAGAAATTGCAAAAAGAAGTTTAGAAAAACTTGTACAAGATGGAAGAATTAATCCTACAAGAATTGAAGAAACTGTTGCAAAGTGTGAGCAAGAATTAGATGAATTAATTCAAGAGTATGGTAAAAAAGCTGTATTAGAATTTAATTTACAAGGTGTTCATCCTGAAATTGTTACACTTCTTGGAAAACTTTATTTTAGAACAAGTTATTCACAAAACGTTTTACAGCACAGCAAAGAAGTTGGGCTATTTGCTCGAATGATTGCTGAAGAGCTTGGCCTTGATGGCGCAACTGCTTTTAGAGCTGGTTTGCTTCATGATATTGGTAAAGCTGTGACCGCAGAAGTTGAAGGAGCTCATGCTATCATCGGAGCTGAGATTGCAAAACGATGTGGCGAATCTGATGAGGTAGTTAATGCGATTGCTGCGCACCATGAAGAAGTTCCATTTGCAAGCATTTATGCTCCAATTGTTGTGATTGCTGACGCGATGTCTGCTGCGAGACCTGGAGCTCGACGAGAAACTTTTGCAGCTTATATTAAAAAGTTAGAAAAGCTTGAAGAAATTGCGTATTCTTTTGATGGCGTAAAAAAAGCATATGCTTTGCAAGCTGGAAGAGAAATTAGAATTATCATTGAAGAAGACGCTTTAAGTGATGATGATGCGAAATCTCTTGCAAGAGAAGTTGCAAAAATGATTGAAATAGAAATGAACTTTCCAGGACAGATTAAAGTAAACGTAATTCGCGAAAAACGCGCTATTGAATATGCAAGGTAA
- a CDS encoding cell division protein ZapA: MSKELKKYKARIFGELYSIVSDEEDDLVLEVVRKVDCLMKEISTKNNVVVDTKKIAVLAALKATEELLIMQEMVKKEQSQSDKILTLLNEEEFSF, encoded by the coding sequence ATGAGCAAAGAATTGAAAAAATACAAAGCGAGAATCTTTGGCGAATTATATTCAATAGTCAGTGATGAAGAAGATGATCTTGTTCTTGAAGTTGTGCGCAAGGTTGATTGTTTGATGAAAGAAATTTCTACAAAAAACAATGTTGTGGTTGATACAAAAAAAATCGCTGTCCTTGCAGCTTTGAAGGCAACAGAAGAGCTTTTGATAATGCAAGAAATGGTTAAAAAAGAACAAAGTCAATCTGATAAGATTCTGACCCTTTTGAATGAAGAAGAATTTTCTTTTTAA
- the rplT gene encoding 50S ribosomal protein L20 translates to MSRIKSGKVTRQRHKRLLKQTKGFFGQRKNIFRRAKETLMRALAYAFKGRKLKKRSMRALFITRINAAVRPHGFSYSAFIPALKKANIQLNRKMLSQISIFEPSVFQKIVETARG, encoded by the coding sequence ATGTCAAGAATTAAATCAGGTAAAGTTACAAGACAACGTCACAAGCGTCTTTTAAAACAAACTAAAGGTTTTTTTGGTCAAAGAAAAAACATTTTTAGAAGAGCTAAAGAAACTTTAATGCGTGCTTTGGCATATGCATTTAAAGGCCGTAAGCTAAAAAAACGTAGCATGAGAGCGTTGTTCATCACTCGTATCAATGCTGCTGTTAGACCGCATGGTTTTTCATATAGCGCATTTATTCCAGCATTGAAAAAAGCAAACATTCAATTAAACAGAAAAATGCTTAGCCAAATTTCTATTTTTGAACCAAGCGTCTTTCAAAAAATTGTAGAAACTGCGCGCGGCTAA
- the rpmI gene encoding 50S ribosomal protein L35 — MPKMKTHSATKKRFKKLKNKIKFSHANKRHLLTKKSAKRRRGLRKSSTLCKSDVGRIARLLPNS, encoded by the coding sequence ATGCCAAAAATGAAAACGCATTCAGCGACAAAAAAAAGATTCAAAAAACTTAAAAATAAAATTAAGTTTTCTCACGCTAACAAGCGTCATTTGCTCACAAAAAAAAGCGCTAAGCGCAGAAGAGGCCTTAGAAAAAGTTCAACTCTTTGCAAAAGTGACGTAGGCCGTATCGCTCGTCTTTTGCCAAACTCGTAA
- the infC gene encoding translation initiation factor IF-3 → MKNKTETQLINEQIRAFKMRVISETGENLGVLSRDSAMELARKSNMDLVLLSDKDDIPLVKIMDFGKSLYAKKKKMAEGKKKQKVVKIKEIKMKPKIGIHDYQTKMNQGVGFLNDGHKLKITLVFRGREVEAKRIVGTDFFARVDQSFADQQLVDLACEKDSIAGPYWSRIYSLKTKK, encoded by the coding sequence TTGAAAAATAAAACAGAGACTCAATTAATCAATGAACAGATTCGAGCTTTTAAAATGCGAGTTATCTCAGAAACAGGTGAAAATCTAGGTGTTTTATCTAGAGACTCTGCTATGGAGCTTGCAAGAAAAAGCAACATGGATCTAGTTCTTTTGTCTGACAAGGATGACATTCCTCTCGTTAAGATTATGGACTTTGGAAAAAGCCTTTATGCCAAAAAGAAAAAAATGGCTGAGGGCAAGAAAAAACAAAAAGTCGTTAAGATTAAAGAGATAAAGATGAAGCCAAAAATAGGTATTCATGATTATCAAACAAAGATGAATCAAGGTGTGGGATTCTTAAACGATGGCCACAAATTGAAAATCACTTTGGTGTTTCGTGGTAGAGAAGTAGAAGCAAAAAGAATTGTCGGAACAGATTTTTTTGCGCGAGTGGATCAATCTTTTGCGGATCAGCAGCTTGTTGATCTTGCGTGTGAGAAAGATTCTATCGCGGGACCGTATTGGTCAAGAATTTATTCTTTGAAAACAAAAAAATAA
- the recA gene encoding recombinase RecA, protein MKEKSNSKSFELDDAGSKKKALEVTFSQIEKQYGKGSVMLLGDQPSRGIKAISSGSMQVDAIMGVGGYPIGRIIEIFGPESSGKTTLALHSIAQAQLQGGICAFIDAEHALDPSYAAKIGVNIDDLIISQPDCGEQALDIAEMLIRSGAIDIVVIDSVAALVPRAELEGDMGDSHMGLQARLMSQALRKLAAIVHKSNTILIFINQVRQTMSTMSFGPKETTTGGKALKFYASVRLDVRRIASLKKDEVAFGNRVCIKAVKNKVAAPFKSTEVDLLFNVGICKELDLLDSAITAGVVTKNGAWLAFEGKNFAQGRDQAYQLFKENSAFADVIKAKVKEVVASV, encoded by the coding sequence ATGAAAGAAAAATCGAACTCTAAGAGTTTCGAACTTGATGATGCTGGGTCTAAGAAAAAAGCTCTAGAAGTAACTTTTTCTCAGATCGAAAAACAGTATGGCAAGGGCTCTGTGATGCTTTTGGGCGATCAGCCAAGTCGTGGAATCAAAGCGATATCTTCTGGGTCTATGCAAGTAGACGCAATTATGGGTGTCGGTGGTTATCCGATTGGAAGAATCATAGAAATCTTTGGGCCAGAGTCGTCAGGGAAAACAACTTTAGCTCTTCATTCAATTGCTCAAGCTCAATTGCAGGGCGGAATTTGTGCTTTTATTGATGCAGAACATGCTCTTGATCCTTCGTATGCAGCAAAAATTGGTGTAAATATTGATGACTTGATTATTTCACAGCCTGACTGTGGTGAGCAAGCTCTTGATATTGCAGAGATGTTAATTCGCTCGGGCGCAATTGACATTGTTGTAATCGATTCTGTGGCAGCTCTTGTCCCTCGAGCTGAGCTTGAAGGTGATATGGGTGACTCTCATATGGGTTTACAAGCGCGTTTGATGTCGCAAGCCCTAAGAAAGCTTGCAGCTATCGTTCACAAATCAAATACAATCCTTATCTTTATAAACCAGGTTCGTCAAACAATGAGCACCATGTCATTTGGTCCAAAAGAGACGACAACTGGCGGTAAGGCGTTGAAGTTTTATGCATCAGTTCGTTTGGACGTTCGAAGAATTGCATCTTTGAAAAAAGATGAGGTTGCTTTTGGTAATAGAGTTTGTATTAAAGCTGTTAAAAATAAAGTAGCTGCTCCTTTTAAGTCAACAGAAGTAGATTTATTATTTAACGTTGGAATTTGTAAAGAGCTTGATCTTCTTGATTCGGCGATTACTGCGGGCGTTGTAACAAAAAATGGCGCTTGGCTTGCGTTTGAAGGTAAAAACTTTGCGCAAGGTCGCGATCAGGCGTATCAATTATTTAAAGAAAATTCAGCTTTTGCCGATGTTATAAAAGCAAAAGTAAAAGAAGTTGTAGCTAGTGTTTAA
- a CDS encoding peptidylprolyl isomerase — protein MISLVRKKLVNNSLYKIFLWIFLFMMALGSGASLFQTGSLENWEIKAYKQTMTKQEFQNKLSLAKRQQEMFKQKGYFNPAQNLKKETLQGSVSELLSQHLMDKISLKVPSDQIESGIKKQLAHLPSYFFNENGQLNQDAFNQQFAPHTIDDFASSVETEIKSKVLYGIIDAGIYVPEFETSLQYTTEFAQKTYSYVTLSNEKYVAIAKESKPSMEALQKFYKKSQISEAFKTVENRQGVMWTFDSSSYGAAISESDVKSFYDKNKAKRYLLSPAKMQIRALFVKNDVADEAQAKSRIEELRQEAEKNPDQFETLVRKFSQDKSSAARGGLSDFFEQDDKKLNKMVVSTAFEYLSTDGQISAPIKTEDGYELIQRVTRQAAKYKDLKSVESEIKKELTVERFKKRFSQDASRVITGAKYHPEALMKFISSHGGSKTEISLSSRKPGLDFTYLFKTEEGRFATFFDKDNGVILTCSKVVKSVVPELSEVSGKVLAMYYDQKASELMQKDLALALKDAKNMSMDQVAKKYDASLGKASFTYKDEKAEQSSILKEPAVAAKTKGMQHEGALISVETKAGGVVLKLDNIAPRDEKHFVDQKGHLGASLFYMKMYQIKDGFIASLYRTAKLNNKIEIKADLLNLTKEV, from the coding sequence ATGATAAGCTTGGTTCGTAAAAAATTGGTTAACAATAGTCTTTATAAAATATTTCTTTGGATTTTTCTTTTCATGATGGCACTTGGAAGCGGTGCGTCATTGTTTCAGACAGGTTCTCTTGAAAATTGGGAAATCAAAGCTTACAAACAGACTATGACCAAACAGGAGTTTCAAAATAAACTTTCATTGGCAAAGCGCCAGCAGGAAATGTTTAAACAAAAAGGATATTTTAATCCAGCTCAAAATCTTAAAAAAGAAACTCTTCAGGGATCTGTTTCAGAGCTTTTAAGTCAGCATCTTATGGATAAAATTTCTTTAAAAGTTCCATCTGATCAAATAGAAAGTGGAATAAAAAAACAGTTGGCGCATTTGCCATCTTATTTTTTTAATGAAAATGGTCAGCTTAATCAAGATGCTTTCAATCAGCAATTTGCTCCGCATACCATAGATGATTTTGCATCATCAGTAGAAACTGAAATTAAAAGCAAAGTTTTATATGGAATTATAGATGCTGGTATTTATGTTCCTGAGTTCGAAACATCACTTCAATACACCACAGAGTTTGCTCAAAAAACATATTCATACGTCACTCTTTCAAATGAAAAATATGTAGCTATTGCTAAAGAATCAAAGCCGTCAATGGAAGCTTTGCAAAAGTTTTATAAAAAGTCGCAAATTAGCGAAGCTTTTAAAACAGTTGAAAATCGCCAAGGTGTTATGTGGACATTTGATAGCTCAAGCTATGGCGCTGCTATTTCTGAGTCTGATGTAAAATCTTTTTATGATAAAAACAAGGCTAAAAGATACTTGCTCTCTCCTGCTAAAATGCAAATCAGAGCTCTTTTTGTTAAAAATGATGTTGCTGATGAAGCTCAAGCTAAGTCAAGAATAGAAGAGCTAAGACAAGAAGCTGAAAAAAACCCAGATCAGTTTGAAACGTTAGTTCGTAAATTTTCACAAGATAAATCATCGGCTGCTCGAGGTGGATTGAGCGACTTTTTTGAACAAGATGATAAGAAGTTAAACAAAATGGTTGTGTCTACAGCCTTTGAATATCTTTCTACTGATGGGCAAATTTCAGCCCCAATTAAAACAGAAGATGGATATGAATTGATACAGCGCGTTACTCGTCAGGCTGCAAAGTATAAAGATTTAAAATCTGTTGAGTCTGAAATCAAAAAAGAGCTCACTGTTGAAAGATTTAAAAAAAGATTCTCTCAAGATGCGTCAAGGGTTATTACTGGTGCTAAATATCACCCAGAAGCATTAATGAAATTTATTTCAAGCCATGGTGGCTCAAAAACTGAGATATCTTTAAGCTCTCGCAAACCAGGACTTGATTTTACCTATCTATTTAAAACAGAAGAGGGTCGATTTGCTACTTTCTTTGATAAAGACAATGGCGTTATCCTAACGTGCTCAAAAGTGGTAAAAAGCGTTGTTCCTGAGCTTTCTGAAGTCTCTGGCAAAGTGCTTGCAATGTATTATGATCAAAAAGCTTCTGAGTTAATGCAAAAAGATTTAGCCTTGGCGCTTAAAGATGCAAAAAACATGAGCATGGATCAGGTTGCTAAAAAATATGATGCATCTCTAGGAAAAGCTTCATTTACCTATAAAGATGAAAAAGCAGAACAAAGCTCTATTCTAAAAGAGCCTGCTGTGGCTGCAAAGACTAAAGGAATGCAGCATGAAGGCGCTTTGATATCGGTTGAAACAAAGGCTGGCGGAGTCGTTTTAAAGCTAGACAATATTGCTCCTCGCGATGAAAAGCACTTTGTTGATCAAAAGGGTCATTTGGGTGCAAGCCTGTTTTATATGAAAATGTATCAAATTAAAGATGGTTTTATTGCATCTTTATATAGAACTGCTAAGCTTAATAACAAGATAGAAATCAAAGCAGACCTACTAAATCTAACAAAAGAAGTATAA